One genomic segment of Macaca fascicularis isolate 582-1 chromosome 19, T2T-MFA8v1.1 includes these proteins:
- the ZNF441 gene encoding zinc finger protein 441 isoform X3 produces MDSVAFEDVAINFTCEEWALLGPSQKSLYRDVMQETIRNLDCIGMIWQNHDIEEDQYKDLRRNLRCHMVERSCEIKDNSQCGGPFTQIQDSIVNEKIPGVDPWESSACAEVLMGRSSLNCYIRVDSEHKPCEYQEYGEKPYTHTQCGTTFSYQPSFQIRERPQHGKKLYDCKECATFSSLENLQRHMAVHHGDGRCMCKLCGNAFIWPSLFHMLGRTHTEEKPYEYEQCSTAFPAYSSSLRHERTHSGEKPYQCNLCGNAFSCSCYTQLYEMSHTGEQSYECQQCGKTFYHLGSFQRHMIMHTGDGPHKCKICGKGFLSPSSVRRHKRTHTGEKPYECKYCGKAFSDCTGFRRHMITHTGDGPHKCKVCGKAFDSPSLCRRHEKTHTGEKPYKCECGKAFSDFYYFRNHETTHTGEKPYKCKQCGKAFICCTYLQIHERIHTGERPYKCKQCGKAFRSSNYIRVHEKTHTGEKPYECKQCGKALSHLKSFQRHMIMHTGDGPHKCKICGKSFDSPSSFRRHERIHTGERPYKCKLCGKGFRSSSYIQLHERTHTGEKPYGCQQCGKALSDLSSFRRHMITHTGNGPHK; encoded by the exons ATG GACTCAGTGGCATTTGAGGATGTGGCTATAAACTTCACCTGTGAGGAGTGGGCTTTGCTGGGTCCATCACAGAAGAGTCTCTACAGAGATGTGATGCAGGAAACCATCAGAAACCTGGACTGTATAG GAATGATATGGCAAAATCACGATATAGAAGAAGATCAGTACAAAGATCTCAGGAGAAATCTAAG ATGTCATATGGTAGAGAGATCCTGTGAAATTAAAGATAATAGTCAATGTGGAGGACCCTTTACCCAGATTCAAGACAGTATTGTGAACGAGAAAATACCTGGAGTAGATCCATGGGAAAGCAGTGCGTGTGCAGAAGTCCTCATGGGTCGTTCATCTCTTAATTGCTACATTAGAGTTGACAGTGAACACAAACCATGTGAGTATCAAGAATATGGAGAGAAgccatatacacatacacaatgtgGGACAACTTTCAGTTATCAGCCCTCCTTTCAAATACGTGAAAGGCCTCAGCATGGAAAGAAACTCTATGATTGTAAGGAATGTGCAACCTTCAGTTCTCTTGAAAACCTCCAAAGACACATGGCAGTACACCATGGAGATGGACGTTGTATGTGTAAGTTGTGTGGAAATGCCTTTATTTGGCCTAGTTTATTTCATATGCTTGGAAGAACTCACACTGAAGAGAAACCATATGAATATGAGCAGTGTTCTACAGCGTTTCCTGCTTATAGTTCCTCTCTAAGACATGAAAGAACACACAGTGGAGAGAAACCCTATCAATGTAATCTATGTGGGAACGCCTTCAGTTGTTCCTGTTACACTCAACTATATGAAATGAGTCACACTGGAGAACAATCCTATGAATGTCAGCAATGTGGGAAAACATTTTATCATCTTGGAAGCTTTCAAAGACACATGATAATGCACACTGGAGATGGACCTCATAAATGTAAGATATGTGGAAAAGGCTTTCTTTCTCCCAGTTCAGTTCGAAGACATAaaagaactcacactggagagaaaccctatgaatgtaagtaTTGTGGGAAAGCATTCTCTGATTGCACAGGTTTTCGAAGACACATGATAACGCACACTGGAGATGGACCTCATAAATGCAAGgtatgtgggaaagcctttgaTTCTCCCAGTTTATGTCGAAGGCATGAAAAAACTCATACTGGggagaaaccctataaatgtgaatgtgggaaagcctttagtGATTTCTATTACTTTCGAAATCATGAAActactcacactggagagaagccatataaatgtaaacaatgtggaaaagccttcattTGTTGCACTTACCTTCAAATACATGAAAGAATTCACACTGGGGAGAgaccctataaatgtaaacaatgtggaaaagccttcaggTCTTCCAATTACATTCGAGTACATGAAAagactcacactggagaaaagcccTATGAATGTAAGCAGTGTGGAAAAGCACTTTCTCATCTGAAAAGCTTTCAGAGACACATGATAATGCACACTGGAGACGGACCTCATAAATGTAAGATATGTGGGAAAAGCTTTGATTCTCCCAGTTCATTTCGAAGACATGAAAGAATTCACACTGGGGAGAGACCCTATAAGTGTAAACTATGTGGGAAAGGCTTCAGGTCTTCCAGTTACATTCAACTACATGAAAGGacccacactggagagaaaccctatggtTGTCAGCAATGTGGGAAAGCATTATCTGATCTCTCAAGCTTTCGAAGACACATGATAACGCATACTGGAAATGGACCTCATAAAT GA
- the ZNF441 gene encoding zinc finger protein 441 isoform X1, translating to MDSVAFEDVAINFTCEEWALLGPSQKSLYRDVMQETIRNLDCIGMIWQNHDIEEDQYKDLRRNLRCHMVERSCEIKDNSQCGGPFTQIQDSIVNEKIPGVDPWESSACAEVLMGRSSLNCYIRVDSEHKPCEYQEYGEKPYTHTQCGTTFSYQPSFQIRERPQHGKKLYDCKECATFSSLENLQRHMAVHHGDGRCMCKLCGNAFIWPSLFHMLGRTHTEEKPYEYEQCSTAFPAYSSSLRHERTHSGEKPYQCNLCGNAFSCSCYTQLYEMSHTGEQSYECQQCGKTFYHLGSFQRHMIMHTGDGPHKCKICGKGFLSPSSVRRHKRTHTGEKPYECKYCGKAFSDCTGFRRHMITHTGDGPHKCKVCGKAFDSPSLCRRHEKTHTGEKPYKCECGKAFSDFYYFRNHETTHTGEKPYKCKQCGKAFICCTYLQIHERIHTGERPYKCKQCGKAFRSSNYIRVHEKTHTGEKPYECKQCGKALSHLKSFQRHMIMHTGDGPHKCKICGKSFDSPSSFRRHERIHTGERPYKCKLCGKGFRSSSYIQLHERTHTGEKPYGCQQCGKALSDLSSFRRHMITHTGNGPHKCKICGKGFDYPSSVQRHERTHTGEKPYECKECGKAFSHSSYLRIHVRVHTGEKPYKCKECGKPFHCPSAFHKHERTHSVEKPYKCKEGGETFHCISSFHKHEGTH from the exons ATG GACTCAGTGGCATTTGAGGATGTGGCTATAAACTTCACCTGTGAGGAGTGGGCTTTGCTGGGTCCATCACAGAAGAGTCTCTACAGAGATGTGATGCAGGAAACCATCAGAAACCTGGACTGTATAG GAATGATATGGCAAAATCACGATATAGAAGAAGATCAGTACAAAGATCTCAGGAGAAATCTAAG ATGTCATATGGTAGAGAGATCCTGTGAAATTAAAGATAATAGTCAATGTGGAGGACCCTTTACCCAGATTCAAGACAGTATTGTGAACGAGAAAATACCTGGAGTAGATCCATGGGAAAGCAGTGCGTGTGCAGAAGTCCTCATGGGTCGTTCATCTCTTAATTGCTACATTAGAGTTGACAGTGAACACAAACCATGTGAGTATCAAGAATATGGAGAGAAgccatatacacatacacaatgtgGGACAACTTTCAGTTATCAGCCCTCCTTTCAAATACGTGAAAGGCCTCAGCATGGAAAGAAACTCTATGATTGTAAGGAATGTGCAACCTTCAGTTCTCTTGAAAACCTCCAAAGACACATGGCAGTACACCATGGAGATGGACGTTGTATGTGTAAGTTGTGTGGAAATGCCTTTATTTGGCCTAGTTTATTTCATATGCTTGGAAGAACTCACACTGAAGAGAAACCATATGAATATGAGCAGTGTTCTACAGCGTTTCCTGCTTATAGTTCCTCTCTAAGACATGAAAGAACACACAGTGGAGAGAAACCCTATCAATGTAATCTATGTGGGAACGCCTTCAGTTGTTCCTGTTACACTCAACTATATGAAATGAGTCACACTGGAGAACAATCCTATGAATGTCAGCAATGTGGGAAAACATTTTATCATCTTGGAAGCTTTCAAAGACACATGATAATGCACACTGGAGATGGACCTCATAAATGTAAGATATGTGGAAAAGGCTTTCTTTCTCCCAGTTCAGTTCGAAGACATAaaagaactcacactggagagaaaccctatgaatgtaagtaTTGTGGGAAAGCATTCTCTGATTGCACAGGTTTTCGAAGACACATGATAACGCACACTGGAGATGGACCTCATAAATGCAAGgtatgtgggaaagcctttgaTTCTCCCAGTTTATGTCGAAGGCATGAAAAAACTCATACTGGggagaaaccctataaatgtgaatgtgggaaagcctttagtGATTTCTATTACTTTCGAAATCATGAAActactcacactggagagaagccatataaatgtaaacaatgtggaaaagccttcattTGTTGCACTTACCTTCAAATACATGAAAGAATTCACACTGGGGAGAgaccctataaatgtaaacaatgtggaaaagccttcaggTCTTCCAATTACATTCGAGTACATGAAAagactcacactggagaaaagcccTATGAATGTAAGCAGTGTGGAAAAGCACTTTCTCATCTGAAAAGCTTTCAGAGACACATGATAATGCACACTGGAGACGGACCTCATAAATGTAAGATATGTGGGAAAAGCTTTGATTCTCCCAGTTCATTTCGAAGACATGAAAGAATTCACACTGGGGAGAGACCCTATAAGTGTAAACTATGTGGGAAAGGCTTCAGGTCTTCCAGTTACATTCAACTACATGAAAGGacccacactggagagaaaccctatggtTGTCAGCAATGTGGGAAAGCATTATCTGATCTCTCAAGCTTTCGAAGACACATGATAACGCATACTGGAAATGGACCTCATAAATGTAAGATATGTGGGAAAGGCTTTGATTATCCTAGTTCAGTGCAAAGACATGaaagaactcacactggagagaaaccctatgaatgcaaggaatgtgggaaagccttcagtcaTTCAAGTTACTTACGGATACATGTAAGAGTTCATACTGGGGAGAAGCCCTataaatgtaaggaatgtgggaaaccATTCCATTGTCCCAGTGCCTTTCATAAACATGAAAGGACCCACAGTGTAGAGAAACCCTATAAGTGTAAAGAAGGTGGGGAAACATTTCATTGTATCAGTTCCTTTCATAAGCATGAAGGGACCCACTAG
- the ZNF441 gene encoding zinc finger protein 441 isoform X2: MDSVAFEDVAINFTCEEWALLGPSQKSLYRDVMQETIRNLDCIGMIWQNHDIEEDQYKDLRRNLRCHMVERSCEIKDNSQCGGPFTQIQDSIVNEKIPGVDPWESSACAEVLMGRSSLNCYIRVDSEHKPCEYQEYGEKPYTHTQCGTTFSYQPSFQIRERPQHGKKLYDCKECATFSSLENLQRHMAVHHGDGRCMCKLCGNAFIWPSLFHMLGRTHTEEKPYEYEQCSTAFPAYSSSLRHERTHSGEKPYQCNLCGNAFSCSCYTQLYEMSHTGEQSYECQQCGKTFYHLGSFQRHMIMHTGDGPHKCKICGKGFLSPSSVRRHKRTHTGEKPYECKYCGKAFSDCTGFRRHMITHTGDGPHKCKVCGKAFDSPSLCRRHEKTHTGEKPYKCECGKAFSDFYYFRNHETTHTGEKPYKCKQCGKAFICCTYLQIHERIHTGERPYKCKQCGKAFRSSNYIRVHEKTHTGEKPYECKQCGKALSHLKSFQRHMIMHTGDGPHKCKICGKSFDSPSSFRRHERIHTGERPYKCKLCGKGFRSSSYIQLHERTHTGEKPYGCQQCGKALSDLSSFRRHMITHTGNGPHKCKICGKGFDYPSSVQRHERTHTGEKPYECKECGKAFSHSSYLRIHDCT, encoded by the exons ATG GACTCAGTGGCATTTGAGGATGTGGCTATAAACTTCACCTGTGAGGAGTGGGCTTTGCTGGGTCCATCACAGAAGAGTCTCTACAGAGATGTGATGCAGGAAACCATCAGAAACCTGGACTGTATAG GAATGATATGGCAAAATCACGATATAGAAGAAGATCAGTACAAAGATCTCAGGAGAAATCTAAG ATGTCATATGGTAGAGAGATCCTGTGAAATTAAAGATAATAGTCAATGTGGAGGACCCTTTACCCAGATTCAAGACAGTATTGTGAACGAGAAAATACCTGGAGTAGATCCATGGGAAAGCAGTGCGTGTGCAGAAGTCCTCATGGGTCGTTCATCTCTTAATTGCTACATTAGAGTTGACAGTGAACACAAACCATGTGAGTATCAAGAATATGGAGAGAAgccatatacacatacacaatgtgGGACAACTTTCAGTTATCAGCCCTCCTTTCAAATACGTGAAAGGCCTCAGCATGGAAAGAAACTCTATGATTGTAAGGAATGTGCAACCTTCAGTTCTCTTGAAAACCTCCAAAGACACATGGCAGTACACCATGGAGATGGACGTTGTATGTGTAAGTTGTGTGGAAATGCCTTTATTTGGCCTAGTTTATTTCATATGCTTGGAAGAACTCACACTGAAGAGAAACCATATGAATATGAGCAGTGTTCTACAGCGTTTCCTGCTTATAGTTCCTCTCTAAGACATGAAAGAACACACAGTGGAGAGAAACCCTATCAATGTAATCTATGTGGGAACGCCTTCAGTTGTTCCTGTTACACTCAACTATATGAAATGAGTCACACTGGAGAACAATCCTATGAATGTCAGCAATGTGGGAAAACATTTTATCATCTTGGAAGCTTTCAAAGACACATGATAATGCACACTGGAGATGGACCTCATAAATGTAAGATATGTGGAAAAGGCTTTCTTTCTCCCAGTTCAGTTCGAAGACATAaaagaactcacactggagagaaaccctatgaatgtaagtaTTGTGGGAAAGCATTCTCTGATTGCACAGGTTTTCGAAGACACATGATAACGCACACTGGAGATGGACCTCATAAATGCAAGgtatgtgggaaagcctttgaTTCTCCCAGTTTATGTCGAAGGCATGAAAAAACTCATACTGGggagaaaccctataaatgtgaatgtgggaaagcctttagtGATTTCTATTACTTTCGAAATCATGAAActactcacactggagagaagccatataaatgtaaacaatgtggaaaagccttcattTGTTGCACTTACCTTCAAATACATGAAAGAATTCACACTGGGGAGAgaccctataaatgtaaacaatgtggaaaagccttcaggTCTTCCAATTACATTCGAGTACATGAAAagactcacactggagaaaagcccTATGAATGTAAGCAGTGTGGAAAAGCACTTTCTCATCTGAAAAGCTTTCAGAGACACATGATAATGCACACTGGAGACGGACCTCATAAATGTAAGATATGTGGGAAAAGCTTTGATTCTCCCAGTTCATTTCGAAGACATGAAAGAATTCACACTGGGGAGAGACCCTATAAGTGTAAACTATGTGGGAAAGGCTTCAGGTCTTCCAGTTACATTCAACTACATGAAAGGacccacactggagagaaaccctatggtTGTCAGCAATGTGGGAAAGCATTATCTGATCTCTCAAGCTTTCGAAGACACATGATAACGCATACTGGAAATGGACCTCATAAATGTAAGATATGTGGGAAAGGCTTTGATTATCCTAGTTCAGTGCAAAGACATGaaagaactcacactggagagaaaccctatgaatgcaaggaatgtgggaaagccttcagtcaTTCAAGTTACTTACGGATACAT GATTGTACCTGA
- the ZNF441 gene encoding zinc finger protein 441 isoform X4, protein MQETIRNLDCIGMIWQNHDIEEDQYKDLRRNLRCHMVERSCEIKDNSQCGGPFTQIQDSIVNEKIPGVDPWESSACAEVLMGRSSLNCYIRVDSEHKPCEYQEYGEKPYTHTQCGTTFSYQPSFQIRERPQHGKKLYDCKECATFSSLENLQRHMAVHHGDGRCMCKLCGNAFIWPSLFHMLGRTHTEEKPYEYEQCSTAFPAYSSSLRHERTHSGEKPYQCNLCGNAFSCSCYTQLYEMSHTGEQSYECQQCGKTFYHLGSFQRHMIMHTGDGPHKCKICGKGFLSPSSVRRHKRTHTGEKPYECKYCGKAFSDCTGFRRHMITHTGDGPHKCKVCGKAFDSPSLCRRHEKTHTGEKPYKCECGKAFSDFYYFRNHETTHTGEKPYKCKQCGKAFICCTYLQIHERIHTGERPYKCKQCGKAFRSSNYIRVHEKTHTGEKPYECKQCGKALSHLKSFQRHMIMHTGDGPHKCKICGKSFDSPSSFRRHERIHTGERPYKCKLCGKGFRSSSYIQLHERTHTGEKPYGCQQCGKALSDLSSFRRHMITHTGNGPHKCKICGKGFDYPSSVQRHERTHTGEKPYECKECGKAFSHSSYLRIHVRVHTGEKPYKCKECGKPFHCPSAFHKHERTHSVEKPYKCKEGGETFHCISSFHKHEGTH, encoded by the exons ATGCAGGAAACCATCAGAAACCTGGACTGTATAG GAATGATATGGCAAAATCACGATATAGAAGAAGATCAGTACAAAGATCTCAGGAGAAATCTAAG ATGTCATATGGTAGAGAGATCCTGTGAAATTAAAGATAATAGTCAATGTGGAGGACCCTTTACCCAGATTCAAGACAGTATTGTGAACGAGAAAATACCTGGAGTAGATCCATGGGAAAGCAGTGCGTGTGCAGAAGTCCTCATGGGTCGTTCATCTCTTAATTGCTACATTAGAGTTGACAGTGAACACAAACCATGTGAGTATCAAGAATATGGAGAGAAgccatatacacatacacaatgtgGGACAACTTTCAGTTATCAGCCCTCCTTTCAAATACGTGAAAGGCCTCAGCATGGAAAGAAACTCTATGATTGTAAGGAATGTGCAACCTTCAGTTCTCTTGAAAACCTCCAAAGACACATGGCAGTACACCATGGAGATGGACGTTGTATGTGTAAGTTGTGTGGAAATGCCTTTATTTGGCCTAGTTTATTTCATATGCTTGGAAGAACTCACACTGAAGAGAAACCATATGAATATGAGCAGTGTTCTACAGCGTTTCCTGCTTATAGTTCCTCTCTAAGACATGAAAGAACACACAGTGGAGAGAAACCCTATCAATGTAATCTATGTGGGAACGCCTTCAGTTGTTCCTGTTACACTCAACTATATGAAATGAGTCACACTGGAGAACAATCCTATGAATGTCAGCAATGTGGGAAAACATTTTATCATCTTGGAAGCTTTCAAAGACACATGATAATGCACACTGGAGATGGACCTCATAAATGTAAGATATGTGGAAAAGGCTTTCTTTCTCCCAGTTCAGTTCGAAGACATAaaagaactcacactggagagaaaccctatgaatgtaagtaTTGTGGGAAAGCATTCTCTGATTGCACAGGTTTTCGAAGACACATGATAACGCACACTGGAGATGGACCTCATAAATGCAAGgtatgtgggaaagcctttgaTTCTCCCAGTTTATGTCGAAGGCATGAAAAAACTCATACTGGggagaaaccctataaatgtgaatgtgggaaagcctttagtGATTTCTATTACTTTCGAAATCATGAAActactcacactggagagaagccatataaatgtaaacaatgtggaaaagccttcattTGTTGCACTTACCTTCAAATACATGAAAGAATTCACACTGGGGAGAgaccctataaatgtaaacaatgtggaaaagccttcaggTCTTCCAATTACATTCGAGTACATGAAAagactcacactggagaaaagcccTATGAATGTAAGCAGTGTGGAAAAGCACTTTCTCATCTGAAAAGCTTTCAGAGACACATGATAATGCACACTGGAGACGGACCTCATAAATGTAAGATATGTGGGAAAAGCTTTGATTCTCCCAGTTCATTTCGAAGACATGAAAGAATTCACACTGGGGAGAGACCCTATAAGTGTAAACTATGTGGGAAAGGCTTCAGGTCTTCCAGTTACATTCAACTACATGAAAGGacccacactggagagaaaccctatggtTGTCAGCAATGTGGGAAAGCATTATCTGATCTCTCAAGCTTTCGAAGACACATGATAACGCATACTGGAAATGGACCTCATAAATGTAAGATATGTGGGAAAGGCTTTGATTATCCTAGTTCAGTGCAAAGACATGaaagaactcacactggagagaaaccctatgaatgcaaggaatgtgggaaagccttcagtcaTTCAAGTTACTTACGGATACATGTAAGAGTTCATACTGGGGAGAAGCCCTataaatgtaaggaatgtgggaaaccATTCCATTGTCCCAGTGCCTTTCATAAACATGAAAGGACCCACAGTGTAGAGAAACCCTATAAGTGTAAAGAAGGTGGGGAAACATTTCATTGTATCAGTTCCTTTCATAAGCATGAAGGGACCCACTAG